One window of the Glycocaulis alkaliphilus genome contains the following:
- a CDS encoding P-II family nitrogen regulator, translated as MKKIEAIIKPFKLDDVKEALQEIGLQGLTVTEAKGFGRQKGHTELYRGAEYVVDFLPKIKIELVIPDSRVDAAVEAIQNAAQTGRIGDGKIFIMPVETAIRIRTGETGDDAL; from the coding sequence ATGAAGAAGATCGAAGCGATCATAAAGCCTTTCAAGCTCGATGACGTGAAGGAAGCCCTTCAGGAAATCGGACTGCAAGGCCTGACAGTGACCGAAGCCAAGGGCTTCGGACGGCAGAAAGGCCATACCGAGCTCTATCGCGGTGCAGAGTACGTGGTCGATTTCCTGCCGAAGATAAAGATCGAACTGGTGATTCCCGATAGCCGCGTGGATGCTGCCGTCGAAGCCATCCAGAACGCGGCTCAGACCGGACGCATCGGCGACGGCAAGATTTTCATCATGCCGGTCGAGACCGCCATTCGTATCCGCACCGGAGAAACCGGCGACGACGCGCTTTAG
- a CDS encoding NAD(P)H-hydrate dehydratase, whose product MFKGGAMGLPGPEVLDCAAMARADAFAVKSGIASAALMERAGAGVAQAIMARWAPRPAAILCGPGNNGGDGYVVARLLAEQGWAVDVFSLGDTAALKGDAAHMARLWTGAVQPLDSFKAERFALVVDALFGSGLSRPLEGVALEASRSLAESDCAIVAVDVPSGAHGDYGAVEGLCIEADLTVTFHRLKAAHLFHPARAACGEIIVVDIGIPDGWRQGAGALPDIVQLPGITLPDAAHDSGAHKHGKGRLCVLAGPPGATGAARLSAMAGLKTGAGLVTLLCPPASLMEAASASLAVMTKSIREEDFAKTLNFQRPSALVIGPGAGLNETLKERVLAALATGIQTVLDADALSVFANDPKALFAALHERAVLTPHAGEFARLFPDIAGRPRSRPIEAVQEAARRAGAIVLLKGPATVIAHPEGRAAVNVHASGRLATAGSGDVLAGIIGALMAQGVAPFEAARSAAFLHGEAGYHLPPGGTAEDLLDALPAALENLGREQARLAALARLKR is encoded by the coding sequence ATGTTCAAGGGTGGGGCAATGGGCCTGCCGGGGCCGGAGGTGCTGGACTGTGCCGCAATGGCACGCGCCGACGCGTTCGCCGTGAAGAGTGGTATCGCGTCGGCTGCCTTGATGGAGCGCGCCGGGGCAGGGGTGGCGCAAGCCATTATGGCGCGGTGGGCGCCACGTCCTGCCGCCATTCTGTGTGGCCCGGGCAATAATGGCGGTGACGGGTATGTCGTCGCGCGCCTGCTGGCGGAGCAGGGCTGGGCCGTCGACGTATTTTCGCTGGGCGATACAGCGGCGTTGAAAGGCGATGCCGCGCATATGGCACGCCTCTGGACGGGTGCGGTCCAGCCACTGGATTCATTCAAGGCGGAGCGCTTCGCTCTGGTCGTCGATGCTCTGTTCGGGTCTGGCCTCTCAAGGCCGCTGGAGGGCGTGGCCCTGGAGGCCTCCAGAAGCCTCGCTGAGAGCGATTGCGCGATTGTGGCGGTGGATGTGCCCAGCGGCGCTCACGGCGATTATGGCGCCGTTGAAGGGCTGTGTATCGAGGCTGATCTGACGGTGACGTTTCACCGGCTGAAAGCCGCCCATCTCTTCCACCCGGCGCGGGCTGCCTGCGGCGAGATCATCGTCGTCGACATCGGTATCCCGGATGGCTGGCGGCAGGGTGCAGGCGCTCTCCCGGACATCGTGCAACTGCCGGGCATCACTTTGCCGGATGCGGCGCATGACAGCGGGGCGCACAAGCACGGCAAGGGCCGGCTGTGCGTGCTGGCGGGGCCGCCGGGGGCAACGGGTGCCGCGCGTCTTTCAGCCATGGCGGGGCTGAAAACCGGGGCAGGGCTCGTCACGCTGCTTTGCCCGCCCGCCTCGTTGATGGAAGCAGCCAGCGCCAGTCTTGCCGTGATGACGAAGTCCATCCGCGAGGAGGATTTTGCCAAAACCTTAAACTTTCAACGGCCCAGCGCGCTGGTGATCGGGCCGGGAGCGGGGCTGAACGAGACACTGAAAGAGCGCGTGCTGGCAGCGCTCGCCACCGGGATTCAGACCGTGCTCGATGCCGATGCCTTGAGCGTGTTCGCTAATGACCCGAAAGCGCTGTTCGCAGCCCTGCATGAGCGGGCCGTGCTGACACCGCATGCGGGAGAATTTGCCCGGCTGTTCCCGGACATTGCCGGGCGGCCACGTAGTCGTCCGATTGAGGCTGTCCAGGAGGCCGCACGGCGAGCCGGTGCCATCGTGCTGCTAAAGGGCCCGGCGACCGTGATCGCGCACCCTGAAGGCCGCGCAGCGGTGAATGTCCACGCCAGCGGACGCCTCGCCACGGCAGGCAGCGGCGATGTGCTGGCGGGAATTATCGGTGCCCTGATGGCGCAAGGGGTAGCGCCGTTCGAGGCCGCGCGGTCAGCTGCCTTCCTGCATGGCGAGGCGGGCTATCACCTGCCGCCGGGCGGTACGGCAGAAGACCTGCTGGATGCGCTTCCGGCTGCACTGGAAAACCTTGGGCGCGAGCAGGCGCGCCTTGCAGCGCTCGCCCGTCTGAAGCGCTAG